The following nucleotide sequence is from Salvia miltiorrhiza cultivar Shanhuang (shh) chromosome 7, IMPLAD_Smil_shh, whole genome shotgun sequence.
TGCATCAAGGGATGAACTACAACACCTCACACAACGCTTGATCATCTATGATGTAAACGCCCATCCCCACTCCATCATCATGTCTAGTTACATATTATTATGTCTTTGGTCTTTGAAATCAATTGAAATGGTTTCACACTGCTTTATAATACTAAAATATTGCATAGAATTTCCTGTaacaaccatatatatatatatatatatatatatatattattgtttatATTGCATGATATATTATTATATGCATTATAATACTATTACTCGATCTTGCTGGAATTGCATTAGCATATATAGGTTTTAATTAATGGATTTTGGTTTTGTTAAATCGATTCATATGTTTTATATTGACTTCTATGCactatcaaacaaaaaaaaagaaaaacaaaaggaaaaagggcggagagagagagaggaaatgcTTGGTTCTTGTATCTATCTATACCGCACATTAATCAATTGTTTTGTTAAAGAATGAAGACAGATTTGCATTAATTAgcatatatatagtttaatatgAAAGATTAGCTagtaaaaaacacaaaatcttgaGTACACCCGGGTataccgtacaatcgggttgacccgtatccaaaatagtattatttatatgattTTGGTCAGGATATGAGTTCAAATAAGGATACATGTCAAAGTTTAAGTGAAGGTGCAACCCAATTATACGGTACACCCGGATGTAAACAAGACCACCtcagtaaaaaaatatatatatatagtataagcTGATCGAGATCTATTGTTAATgaaaatgaattttaattttggaATATccctttataatattttataatttaaactcCATTGTTTGATTCGTACATTTATTGTAGAAATACtgataattaaaatgaaaatttcaaTCGTACATTATCAATCGTAAATAGGAAATCTCTTAGTGGCTTTAGTTATGATACATAACTAATCTAAAATGGCTTCACATTCGTACAAAATTAGATAAATGTAACCTGCCAAAATTAGGAAGCTTTACATAATATTTATCTTATATGTAATAGGAAAATGAATTTAATATGTAGTCTATTTACTACATGACATCTAAAATATCATTAttcaatattttctcaaaatataattaggattaGAAAATATATGAAGGTATCAGTAAGAACCACATCTTTTCATGAGAATTGAGAACCATGCACAActacataaaatacataaataaaagatgGTAAAATCGTGAATAATTAAAATACGTAAAATATATAAACAAGAGATTTAGATCATGTGTGTGTGTTATATTTAATTGTTCATGATCTGATCATCTCTTATTCGTAtatgtaatttatttgtttgttcACACTTCTCAAATTTCAcgaaaaaaatatgattttcaCCTTGTCCTTTAATTACCTTGACATTATATGTTGAAGaatgaataaaataacattTCTACAAAGACTAAAGTTTATTACTAGGAAAGTGAGTACGAAACTCACCTCAAGTGTCACTTAAGTAGGAAATTATGCAGAAAATTCTCTTCATGATCACTTTAAAAAATTGTCATTATATAAACATCTCCAGAATTCTTGACTGCCTCAACACCATCAACAACATAATCAAGAAATTAATATTCACAATCAAGCAATGGTTCGAGAAGTAATTAGAAAAAAGCTTTACGATGCAGCAACACTAGGTGATGCAACAAGGTTTCAACAACTACTCCAAGAAGATCCATATCTTCTCGATGTAGTTTCGTTTCCCGATTCGAGAAATCTTCTCCACATAGCAACAAGAAGCGGACAAGCATCCATTGTTGAAGAGATATTAAGGATCAACCAACATCTAGCCTGGAGTTTGGACTCCCAAAAGTCGTCGTCTCTTCACATCGCAGCAGCAAAAGGGACAGTTGAAATCGCCTCAAAATTGCTAGCAATCGCCCCTCAGACGAGCTGGCTGCGCGACTGCCATGGCATGAATCCAGTTCATATTGCGGCCATGAATGGGCATGTTGAGATCTTGGAAGAGTTCATTCGACACGACCGTTTGCCTGCAACGGAGAAGGTGGATCACAGACAGACCGTCTTGCATTTGTGCGTGAAACATGGTCAGCTTAGAGTATTGCAGGTTTTAGTGAACCATTTTCGTGAGCTTGTCCATTTGCAGGATGATTATGGAGAAACAGTATTGCATTTGGCTGTTAGGTACAAACAAGTTGAGGTTAGTAATTAAGTTGTCTATATCGACTTTGTCACTTGATTAATTGACTCAGTTTTGGTTTTAaacatttttataataataaagattatttaatcaaatattgatataatattactccctccatcccactctAACAGCCctgtttcttttgggcacggagattaataaACTTGGTTTTTCTGTATAAAAGTGGtatttatttttacacattATATGAGCGACAAAAAATTGATAGACGCgtgtatttatttttacacattATAACTTGATTTAAATTAGACTTCACAGTTAAAAATAGTttgggttgtgaattcaagtttaaaaattcgaattcaaaactaaaaatataataaaataatttttaaattttttatgagAATGGTAAAATAGTAAGTggataaatttaattttttttaatgcaaaatttttattttgcaatttCAATTTGGCCATTTTCGATGTGCACTCTATTTCGTTCAgccttatattttatttttatgaggTAATGGGTTTAATTAGCCCTTCTTGTATAAGAGAAGGAAAAAATGCCCACccaaaaaataatatgaaaaaattaaccttttttaatgtaaatatacaattatacccttaatgatattttttataaaatcgtgTAATAATTACGAAAACTATGTAAtcgtgtattttacactgttaaaCACAAAGTGTGTAACAACATAAAAGTGTATAATTGCGAGAAAGTGTGTAACaataaaatacactattacacattttttcaaaaatcgtgaTAGTCGCAAAAATcatgtaatagtgtattttatgAAAAAGTGTGTGATA
It contains:
- the LOC130995178 gene encoding ankyrin repeat-containing protein At5g02620-like isoform X2, producing the protein MVREVIRKKLYDAATLGDATRFQQLLQEDPYLLDVVSFPDSRNLLHIATRSGQASIVEEILRINQHLAWSLDSQKSSSLHIAAAKGTVEIASKLLAIAPQTSWLRDCHGMNPVHIAAMNGHVEILEEFIRHDRLPATEKVDHRQTVLHLCVKHGQLRVLQVLVNHFRELVHLQDDYGETVLHLAVRYKQVEKTLELNINVQGIPIEKQLWTSPARAPKTQFNLR